The following proteins are co-located in the Patescibacteria group bacterium genome:
- a CDS encoding flippase, producing the protein MSALAKNSALQIGGKLFGTIFGLATFYLLLNYFGTEGYGLLTTAMTHVAIFGVIVDFGLTLTTTQMISERGADEEKILGNLLTLRVISALAFMAIAPITAIFIPGVREVVLLVCIATGSSFFASVGSTYIGVFQKRLELAAPVMGEMLNRLIALTWVIVAGTLHLSLFEASLGFFVGGFVQLAIMLLGTARYVKLRPRMQWHVWREVLVRSWPIGISIFFNLLYLKGDILFMAVLLDPARRFIEIGQYGSAYKVVDVMTMIPVTFMGLILPILTLAWSEKNREKFDRNLQHTFDIFALIAIPFAVGAIMLGVPVMTAVKPDLILAGQVLAVLGPAAAVVFFNSLYGHAVVAVKKQKIMVLAYLFVAAVAITGYVLYIPVYGAWAAAWVTLFSESLIGLFAFIVVSKATKRLPNLKMTARAIVSTAAMAGIIGLIMSQVGEFDNPLLTAATVFAGIVVYVLAVMALGGPRPKAIAKLFLPENPSSGM; encoded by the coding sequence ATGTCAGCCCTCGCTAAGAATTCGGCCTTACAGATTGGAGGCAAGTTATTTGGAACAATCTTTGGCCTAGCCACCTTTTATTTACTGCTCAATTATTTTGGGACGGAGGGCTACGGTTTGCTGACTACCGCCATGACTCATGTGGCGATTTTTGGCGTGATTGTCGATTTCGGTCTGACGTTGACCACGACGCAGATGATTTCGGAAAGGGGAGCAGATGAGGAGAAGATTCTCGGTAACTTGCTGACTCTGCGAGTGATCTCGGCTTTGGCCTTTATGGCGATTGCGCCAATAACGGCCATCTTTATTCCGGGTGTTCGTGAAGTGGTACTTTTGGTATGCATCGCCACGGGGTCATCTTTCTTTGCGTCAGTCGGTTCAACGTATATTGGCGTGTTTCAGAAAAGACTCGAGCTGGCGGCGCCGGTGATGGGGGAGATGTTGAACAGACTTATCGCCCTTACTTGGGTGATTGTCGCCGGCACGTTACATCTCTCACTTTTCGAAGCCTCGCTCGGATTTTTTGTGGGCGGATTTGTTCAGCTCGCCATCATGCTTTTAGGTACGGCGCGTTACGTGAAACTTCGTCCTCGGATGCAGTGGCACGTGTGGCGCGAGGTGCTTGTACGGAGTTGGCCGATTGGAATTTCCATCTTCTTTAATCTCCTATATTTGAAGGGAGATATTTTATTCATGGCCGTACTGCTTGACCCAGCTCGTCGTTTCATCGAGATCGGACAATATGGTTCAGCGTATAAGGTGGTGGATGTAATGACGATGATTCCAGTCACCTTCATGGGACTCATACTACCTATTTTGACGCTAGCCTGGAGCGAAAAGAATCGAGAGAAATTTGATCGCAATCTTCAGCACACGTTTGATATCTTCGCCTTGATCGCCATCCCATTTGCCGTCGGCGCTATCATGCTCGGCGTACCAGTTATGACTGCAGTAAAACCAGATCTGATTCTTGCTGGCCAAGTCTTGGCAGTGCTCGGTCCGGCTGCAGCCGTGGTGTTTTTCAACTCGCTTTACGGTCACGCCGTAGTAGCCGTAAAAAAGCAGAAGATCATGGTCTTGGCCTATCTTTTTGTGGCCGCGGTTGCCATCACGGGCTACGTCCTCTACATTCCCGTATACGGCGCCTGGGCAGCAGCCTGGGTGACGCTTTTCTCAGAATCGTTGATCGGTCTTTTCGCGTTCATTGTCGTGTCGAAGGCTACCAAGCGCCTGCCGAACCTCAAGATGACGGCCCGCGCGATTGTTTCGACGGCTGCGATGGCTGGAATTATCGGCTTGATCATGTCCCAAGTTGGGGAGTTCGATAATCCCTTGTTGACTGCCGCTACTGTTTTCGCTGGCATCGTCGTGTATGTTCTTGCCGTCATGGCACTCGGCGGACCAAGACCAAAGGCTATTGCTAAACTGTTCCTGCCGGAGAATCCTTCGAGCGGAATGTAG